The genomic stretch CCGCCATGGTCGAGGGGCGTATTGCCGGCCATGCTGTCTGTGGCGGCGGGACGCGTGCCGGGGACCGGACGGACCTCACTCGGCACCGCGCCTTTCAATCCGCGCTCTGGCGGGTCTATGCCGCCGATCTGCCCCTGCCCGAAGAGGCCGCGCCCGACACCCATATCTGCCGCTGCGAAGAGGTGACCAAAGCGCAGCTAGACGCCGCGCTGGATGACGATCCGACCGACATCGGCGCGCTGAAACGCGCCACCCGCATCGGCATGGGCCGTTGTCAGGGCCGCTATTGCGCGCCCGCCGTGGCCGGAATCATGGCCCGCCGTCAGGGCAAACCGCTGGGCGATCTGTCCTATTTCGCGCCCCGCGTGCCGATCAAACCCGTCGACATTGCCGCCATCACCGCTGCAGAGGCGCTCTTGGACGACCTTGATGACTGACACCGACCTGCTGATCATTGGCGGCGGTATTACCGGCCAGACCGCCGCACTGATGGCCGCCGAGGCGGGCGCGCGCGTCACCATCGTGGATGCCGCACGCAACGCTGGATCCCATGCCAACGCGGGCAGCCTGCACGTCCAGATGCAAAGCCGCTTTCTGCGGCTGAACCCGCATCTGGCCGACAACCTCGAAAGCTCATTGCCGTTGTACCTGTCCGCCGTCACCGCGTGGGAGGCGCTGGACACCCGGCTGGGCGGTGTCGAACTGACCCGCGAAGGCGGCCTGATGCTGGCCGAGAACGCCGCGCAACTGGACTTTCTGCACCAAAAGGCCGAGCGTGAAACCCGCAAGGGGCTGGACGTCGAGATCCTCGACCGCGACGCGCTGCACGCCCTTGCGCCATGGTTGTCACCGCAGATCGTCGGGGCCGAATTGTGCCGGAATGAGGGCAAGCTGAACCCGCTGATCGCCAACCGAAAGATGCGCGCCGCGCTGGACGTGCTGGGTGTGCGGATGGTTCACGACCGGATCACCCGGATAGAAGACGGTACCACGCCAACCGCCCACGGGACGCGCGCCTATACCGCCGGCGCCATCCTGATTGCCGCGGCTTGGGGGGCCGAGGCGCTTAGCGCGCCCTTGGGTCTGTCCCTGACCACGCCACCCGAACCTCTGCACATGAACATCACAGAGGCGGGCGACTACCAGATTCACCATCTTGTCCAGCACGCGGAACGGCCCATCACGCTGAAACAGTTCCGTTCTGGTCAGGTGGTGATCGGCGGAGGCTGGGATGCGCAATTGGCAGCGGATGTCACCCGGGCCCCGCGCATCCAAAGCAGTAGTCTGCTGGGCAATGTCGCGCTGGCGGCGCAGATCGCGCCGGGCATCGGCGGGCTGCGGGTGCTGCGCACCTGGGCGGGGTACAACACGCCGGTTGATGGCAAGGCCACGATCGGCCCTGTCCATCCGCAAAGCCGGGTCTTTCTGGCCCTGCCGGGGGACGCGGGCTATACCTTGGGGCCGATTGTCGGGCAAAGCGCCGCCGCCATGGCACTGGGGGCCGAGCCGCCAATTGACCCCGCCCCCTATAGCCCCGTCCGCTGGCGCGCCTAATGCGCCAGTGACAACTGTATCTGTTCGGCGGTTTCCAGCAATTTTGGCAGATAAGTTTCGATCATCGTCTCTCGCGTTGCCCGGATAGAGGGCACGGCGACATTGATCGACCCGGCCAGCACACCAGAGCGGAATTTCAGCGGGATGGCGATGGACAGCAGCCCCTCTTCCAGCTCCTGATCCACCAACGCCCAACCCTGATCGCGCACCTCGGAAAGAACTGCGCGCAGTTCAGCCTTGTTGGTGACGCTGTGGCGGGTGCGTGGCACAAGGCGCGCATTGGCGATGATGCCGTCCCAGTTCTCTTCGGGTTGCGCGGCCAGCAGCACCCGGCCGTTCGCCGTATAGAATGCGGACTGGCGACTGCCCACGGTGATGCCGACGCTAATGATATTGTGCGCCTGCACCCCGGCGACATAAACCACGTCCAATCCGTCAAGAATGGCCGCCGTACAGCTTTCGCCGGTCTGTTCGGACAGCCGTTCCATGAAGGGGCGCGCGCGGTCCCAGATGCCGATCTTGGACAGCACCGAAAACCCGAGGTCCAGCACCTTGGGCGTCAGATCGAACAGCTTGCCGTCGGTGACGACGTAGCCCTCTTTCACCAGTGTCAGCAAAAAGCGGCGCGCGGTGGCGCGGCTCATGCCGGTTTCGGCAGCCACCTCAGACAGGGTCATCTTACGCGAGGTACGGCTAAAGCTGGACAGGATCTCGAGACCCCGAGACAGCGAACTGACAAAATCCCGGCTGGACAGTTTTTCCTGCTCTTCGCCTGCATCCGGCGTCACCGTGCCCAAGCGGGTGTCGCTGGTGGCCTGAACGGGTTGGGTTACAACAGGTTTTGCCATCTGAAATCTCACTTTCTGTGCGCGATACGAACTATCACCGGCATGGACGAAGCGGAACCCTTCTTAAGACTGCTACTTCGTCAAAAAATGCTTGCGATTCGAGATTCGCCCCGCCAATATTACGAACATATGTTCGATATGCGAACATTGCCAACAGGGAGTGTCTCAATGACCACCAATAATAGGATGAACGCGGGTCTGCCGCGTCGCTCAGTTCTGACCGGGATGGCCGCAGCGAGTGCCGCCGCCCTCATGCCCCGCCGCATCCAGGCACAGGAGCAGATCACCCTGCGCTGGTGGTCGCCGCAGTCCTCACCAGAACAGCTTGCCGCCTACAAGACCCAGATCGCCAATTTCGAGGCGCTTCACCAGAACGTCAAAGTTGTGTTCGAAAAAACGTCAGATGAGGGTTATGCCCCTCAACTTGCCGCCGCTTTCGCCAGCGGCGACGTCCCGAACATCGTCACCCACCTGCCCAGCTTTGCAGTCTCCAACTACTGGAGCGCCGGCCTGCTGGAGCCGTTCAACGACGTGATCGACATGATCGGTGCGGACAAGTTCTATGACGGCGTCAACCGCATCTACGAAATCGACCAGGGCCAGTTTGCCGGCACCTCGATCGGCAACTCTGCCGCCAACGTGATCTGGCTGCGCACCGACCTGATGGAAAAAGCGGGCATCGACAAGAACCCCCGCACATGGGACGAACTGTTGTCCGCCTGCGAGAAAATGCAAGGCGGCGGCATCTACGGCGCGCCCCTGCCCTATGGCCGCAATTCCATGACCTCGTTGATCTTTATCGGTGTGATCCATCAGGCCGGTGGCATGGTGTTCTCACCTGATCTGGACGTGGCCATCGACAGCTCCGAAACCCGCGAAGCGCTGGAATTCTACAAGGCGATGCGCCAGTATTGCCCGCCGGGTGCCACCAACTACAGCTGGGGCGACAGTCTGACGGCCTTTGTGTCCGGTGCCTGTGCTACCGGCATCTATACCGGCCGCGTTCTGACCAACGTGAACGCTCAGAACCCCGGCATTGCCGATCACATCACCTGTGATGTCTACCCGACCAAATCCGAAGACATCGCGCCGTGGACCTTCAATGACTTCCCGTCGGTGTTCATCCCCAAGGCCGCCGAAAACATGGACGCGACCAAGCAGTTTGCCGCCTTCCTCTACGATCCCGAAGGTTACATCCAGCAGTTGCACGCGGCCCCCGGCCACGTTCTGCCGGTGCTCTCCACCATCGCGGACATGCCCGAATACCAGAACAACCCGATCATCGAGAAGTATTCCGCAGAGGTCGACATTATGTCCCGCGCCGCTGCGAACGGTTTCAACCTTGGTTGGGAAAGCACGGCGCACAAGCCAAATACAAAGGCGGGCGAGGTCGTCAATTCTGGCGTGATCGCCGAGATGGTGCAGCGCATCGTGCTGAACGATGAAAACGTCGATGCCGTGCTGGGGGAAACCACCAAGCGCATCGAAGAGATTATGGCGGGCTGACCTCCTCCCCAACCTGCCATACTCCGGCCCGGCGGCGCGAATCCATTCCCGCCGCCGGGCCCCTCTCTCTTCAGGAAATGACATGACCGCCATTGCCACAGATCCGCCGCGTGCCTCGAACTCGCCGCTAGAACGGTCCTATGCCCGTCTTGGCGTGCTGTTGATCGCGCCAACCATCCTCGTCTTCAGTATTGTGATCGTCTACCCGTTGCTGGCGGCGATCTACCTATCGGTCTTCTCTATCTACACCCCCACGTTGGAGGGCGATTTTGTCGGTGCCGATAACTATGTCAAACTGCTGACCGGCAAGGCCTTCTGGAACTCGCTCGGCGTGACGCTGGTCTGGACCGTTGGCACGCTGAGCCTGCAAATCGTCGCCGGTGTCGGGCTTGCCCTGCTGTTGCACCAGAACATCTGGTTTCGCGCACTGGCCCGGTCGCTGGTGCTGTTCCCTTACTTCTTGTCCACTGTCGTGGCCGTTCTGGTCTGGAAATGGCTGTTCAATGACCTTTACGGCGCGCTCAATCACGGGCTGATGCAGCTGGGGATCATCGACATGCCGCTGGATTGGCTCGGCTCGATGCCCAACGCGATGATCGGCGTGATCCTTGTCGGCGCGTGGAAATACTTTCCCTTTGTGGTGATCGCCGTGCTGGCCCGTCTGCAAACCATTCCCGAAAACCTGTACGAGGCAGCCCGCATCGACGGCGCCGGCCCCATTGCGCGGTTCTGGGACGTGACCCTGCCGCAACTGCGGTCGGTGCTGACGGTTATCATCCTGCTGCGCGCGATCTGGGACTTCAAGGAATTCGACCTGCTGTACCTGCTGACAGGTGGCGGGCCGGTGACGTCGACGCAGACCCTGTCGTTGCTGGTCTACCAAGAGGCCTTTGGCCTGAACCGCATGGGACAGGCGGCGGCCTACTCCGTCGGCATGATGCTGGTGATGCTGGTGTTCATGATCCTCTACATCCGCCAGACCAAGGAGAAGCGCGCGTGAAACTCCTCCGCCCCATCCTGTTGAACCTCATCACATGGTCCATCGTGCTGCTGATCTCGTTTCCGCTGCTGTGGATGATCGTGACATCGCTGAAGCCACAGACAGAGCTGTTCCGCATTCCGCCCACATGGATTCCCGAAACCGTCACCTTTGAACACTACTGGCGGCTGCTGTCGGAAACGCCGTTCCTGCTCTACTTCCGCAACTCGGTGGTGCTGGCCACGTCGACCACGATCTTTGTCGTCGCGCTGGGAACGCTGGGGGCCTACAGCCTTGTGCGCTTTACCTATCGTGGGCGCGAAACGCTGGCGATGCTGGTGCTGTTCACCTACCTGCTGCCCTCAGTCGTGCTGATCATTCCGCTGTACCTGATGATGGTCAGCTTCGGCATCTCGAACACGTTGGTCAGCCTGATCCTGGCCCATACCACTTTTGCGCTGCCCTATGCGCTGTGGCTGTTGCGCTCCTTCATGGAGGGCATTCCAGAGGATCTGGAAAACGCGGCGCTTGTCGACGGGGCCAGCCGCATCGGCGCGTTCCGTGACGTGATCTTTCCCCAGCTACTGCCGGGCATCATCTCGACCGCGTTGTTCACCTTTATCCTGTCGTGGAACGAATACCTCTACGCGCTGGTGTTGGTGAATTCGGAATCCGTGGCCCCGCTGACCACCGGCGTGATGTCCATGCTCATCTCTGCGTTCAACATCGAATGGTCCCTGCTGATGGCGGCCTCGGTGATGATGAGCCTGCCGCTCATCGTCGTGTTCGCCTTCCTGCAAAGCTACCTGACCAGCGGCTTCGGTGCCGGCGGCGTCAAGGGCTGACGAAAAAAGGAGCCAAGTCTTGGCCAACGTATCCTTCAAGAACGTCCACAAGCGGTTCGGCACCTATGTCGCGCTGGAAAAGCTGGACCTCGACATCCACGACGGCGAATTTGTCGCCCTGCTTGGCCCCTCGGGCTGCGGCAAATCCACCACGCTGCGGATGCTGGCGGGATTGGATTTTCCCACCTCGGGCGAGATCATGATCGGTGACCGGTTGGTCAACGATCTGGCACCGGGCAAACGCGATATCGCCATGGTGTTCCAAAGCTACGCTTTGTACCCGCACATGACCGTTGCGGAAAACATCGCCTATCCGCTGAAGAAGCGCGGCATCAAGGGCAAGGCCCGCGAAGAGGCCGTGCAAAAGGCCGCCGAGCTGTTGCAGCTGGACGCATTCCTGCACCGCAAGCCCAAGGAACTGTCCGGCGGCCAGCAACAGCGCGTGGCGCTTGGCCGGGCGCTGGTGCGCGAACCGCAGGTGTTCCTGCTGGATGAACCGCTGTCCAACCTTGATGCCAAGCTGCGCAGCTACATGCGCGCCGAGTTGATCGAACTGCACCGCCGTCTGGGCAAGACCATGGTTTACGTCACCCACGATCAGCTGGAAGCCATGACAATGGCCAACCGTATTGCCGTCATGCACGGCGGTCTGGTCCAGCAGTTCGACACGCCCGACACGATCTACAATCGCCCCGCCAACCGCTTTGTCGCGGGCTTTATCGGCACGCCGCCGATGAACCAGATCGACGGCGCGGTCGATGGCGGAGATTTTGTGATTGCGGGCCACCGCGTCCCCATTGACCGCACGACATTTGTCGCCTCGCTAAAAGACGGCGCTGCCGTGCTGGGCGTACGCCCTGAATTCGTCAGCATCGGCACCGGCGACGGCCTGCCCGCCACCGTGCGGCTGGCCGAAAACACCGGCCACGAAACCATCGTCACGCTGGAACTGCCTGACCACAGCCGCATCAGCGCGCGGGTCGAGGCGGGTCGTCGTCTTGACGTTGGTCAACCCGTCGCCCTGCGGTTCCAATCCGACGCCATCCACCTCTTCGAGGCCACGGAAAACGGCGCGCGGCTGAATCTTGATACCACACCCGCGTCGGTCATCCCGATGCGGTCCAAATAAACAACAACATGGAAAGGAGGCCGGACATGACCGACACTCGCGATCTGGACAGGCGTTTTGTCTTTCACCCCTTCAGCATGGCACAAGGCCATGAGCAAAGCGGCGCTCTGATGATGGCCCAAAGCGCCGAAGGTTGCTGGATTACCGACGACAGCGGCAAGCGCCATTTGGACAGCATGGCCGGGCTGTGGTGCGTCAACGTCGGCTATGGCCGCGAACGCATTGCCGATGCGCTGGCCGATCAGGCCCGCAAGCTCAGCTATTTCCACGGCTTCAGCTCAATGGCGACGGAACCAGCGGCCATTCTGGCCGAACGGGTCATCGCCAAGGCGCCCGACGGGTTTTCCAAAGTGTTCTTTGGCGCGTCCGGGTCGGACGCCAACGACACGCAGGCCAAGATCGTCTGGTATTACAACAACGCGCGCGGCCTGCCGAACAAGAAAAAGATCATCGCGCGTGACCGCGGCTATCATGGTGTCACCGTGCTGTCCGGTGGCCTGACCGGCTTGCCCGGCCTGCACGCAGGATTTGACCTGCCGCTGCCGATGATCCGCCATGTGTCGGCACCGCACAACATCTGGACCCGGAACGCGGAAGAGGACGACGCCGCGTTTTCCGCCCGTCTCGCGCAGGAACTGGAGGATCTGATCCTCGCCGAAGGCCCCGACACCGTCGCCGCCTTTATCGCTGAACCCGTCATGGGCGCAGGCGGCGTGATCGTGCCGCCAGAGGGCTATTTCGCCGCCATGCAAGCAGTGCTTGACCGCTACGATGTCCTGCTGATCGCCGATGAGGTGATCTGTGGCTTTGGTCGTCTGGGCACTTGGTTCGGCAGCGAACGCATGGGCATGAAGCCGGACCTGATGTCCGTCGCCAAGGGCATCACCTCAGGCTATGCGCCCTTGTCCGGCGTGCTGGTCGGGGACAAGGTTTGGCAGGTGATTTCCGGTGAGGGCAGTGCCAAATACGGCGCCTTTGGCCACGGCTACACCTACACCGCACATCCCGTTATGGCTGCGGCGGCGCTGGCCAATCTGGACATCGTCGAAGAGGAAAACCTTGTCGAACGCGCGGGCCAGATGGGTGACTATCTGAACGACGCGTTGGCCAAGGCCTTCGCCGATCTGCCGATCGTGGCCGAAACCCGTGGCAAGGGTCTGATGGCGGCGGTGGAATTTGCCCGCCCCACCCGCGACGGCTGGCAGAAATTCGATCCCGGCCTGCAGGTCGCGCCGCGTATCGTGCGCGCTGCCCTTCAGGACGGAGTCATCAGCCGCGCTCTGCCCAACGGCGACGCGGTGTCCTTTTCGCCGCCCTTCACCGTCACAGCGGAAGAGATCGACCTTGTGGTGTCGACCGTCCGCAAGGCCGCTGGTGCCGTCTGCGATGCATTGCGCGCCGACGACGCGCTGGCCCCCCTGTAAAACACCGAGGTAAGACAGTGGATAGAAATTCCATCACATGGACCGGGGCCATGCCCGCGATCACCACGCCTTTTACCAAGGGCAATGAGGTCGATCACGACGCGATGGCCGCCAACATCAAACGCCTGAGGCAGGCCGGCGCCAGCGGCGTGGTCGCAGCAGGCTGCACCGGCGAATTCTGGGCGCTGCTGCCAGAGGAACGCCGCGAGGTGTATCACACGGCCCGCAAGGCCGTGGGCAAGGACGGCACCACCATCGTCGGTGCCGCCGGAATCACACCCCGCGACGTGATCGCCGCCATGCAGGACGCCGCAGAGGCCGGGGCCGACGCCGCACTGGTCATGCCGCCCTTCTTTGCCCATCTCAGCCGGGCAGAGATCATTGCCCATTTCAAGGCTGTGTCGGACGCGGCCCCGCTGCCGATCATGCTTTACAACATTCCCGGCAACGCGGGGAACGCGCTGGTGCCTGAGATCGTCGATGAACTGGCCGATCTGGAAAACGTCGTCGCGATCAAGGAAAGCTCGGGCGACTGGCTGAATTTTCACCGCACGCTGGCGGTGGCGGGCGACCGCATCGGCATCTATTGCGGCCCGTCGTCCACCATTGGCGTCCCCGCGATGCTGGCCAAATGTGACGGTCTGGTCGATTGCTTCCCCAATGTCTGGACCGCGCTTCTGGATGTCTGGCCGATGCTTCAGCGCGGCGAGATCGACAAGGCATGGGCCCTGCAAAGCCGTGCGCAAGAGCTGACAAAGCTCTTTGTCACCGAGGGCCGCACGCTTTATCCCGCCACCAAGGCGGCGATGGACTACCTCGGCCTGCCCGGCGGCGGTCTCCCACGCGCGCCCTTGCAACCCCTGACCGGAGAGGCCCTCTCCGGGCTGCATCGCGGGCTGGATCGGCTGTTGGCAAAGACTGACACCGCCGCCTGACCGACCGGCGTGAACACCTGCGCGACACCCGCGCCACCAATAGAAATACCAAGGAAGGACCCCACATGGATCTGGGTTTGAAGGGCCGTCGCGCCATCGTCAGTGCGGCCAGCAAGGGACTGGGCCGCGCCTGTGCCTTTTCGCTGGCCGGCGAGGGCGTCGATCTTGTGCTGAACGCCCGCAGCGCCGACGCGCTCGAGGCAACGGCAGAGGAAATCCGCAGCGCCCACGGCGTCAACGTCACCACCGTGGCCGCCGATTTCAACAGCGATGAAGGCCGCGCCGAAATCCTCGCCAAGGCGGGTGAAACCGACATTCTGGTCACCAACCCCGGCGTGCGCCAGATCCCCGGCGAATACGAGGACTGGACCCGCGCCGACTGGGACGAATGGTTCAACGTCCACTTCTTTTCCTCGCTTGAGATGATCACCAGCGTCCTGCCGGGCATGCGCGCGCGCAAATTCGGCCGCGTCGTCAACATCTCGGTCAGCTTCATCAAGTTTCCGCAGCCGCACTTTGCCCACAGCCACTCGGCGCGGCTGGCCTTGTCCGGTGCCATCGCTTCGCTGGTCAAGGAAACGGTGCGCGACAACGTGACAATCAACACCGTCTGCCCCGGCTTCTTTGACACCGATGCGCTGCACACGAACCTGCACAACCACGCGCGGCGCGGCAACACCACCTATGAGGCCATCGTGGAAAACCGCATCCAAAGCGTGCCCGCAGGCCGCTTTGCCGATCCCAAGGAATGCGGCGATCTCGTCACCTACCTGTGTTCGGCGCAGGCCGGTTTCATCGTCGGCCAAAACATCATCAATGACGGCGGCGTCTACCAGGGTCTGTTCTGATGTCGCGCCTTGTCATGATCTCTGGCGGCGCACGCGGCTTGGGGGCGGCCATCGCGCGCCGCTGCCTCGCCGACGGGCACCGCCTGTCGATCGGCGTGCGCGACCCGTCCAAGGTGGCACAGGCCTTCCCCGATGTGGCCGCCGATCAACTCACCGCACATCGGTTTGACGCCGACGCGCCGGAAACCGCACAGGCCTGGGTGGACGCCACCGTGGCGCAGATGGGCGCGCCCGACGCGTTGATCAACAATGCCGGCATCCTCAAGATGGTCGATTTCACTCGTGGCGAAGAGTCCGACCTCGACGACCTATGGACCGTCAACGTCAAAGGCCCCTTTCGCCTGATCCGCGCCGCCCTGCCCCACCTCAAGGCCTCGGGCCGGGGCCGTGTGGTCAACATCGCCTCGACGGATGCGAAACGCTATCGCGACACCTCCACCTCGCTGGGCTATGTGATGACAAAACAGGCGTTGCTGGCCATGACCCACGCCGTCCGCTTTGCCGGGTGGGAAGACGGGCTGCGCGGCACCGCGATCTGCCCCGGCGCCATCGACACCGACATGATCGACGGCATCCCCGGCGTCACCCCCAAGGCAGAGCGCCTGCAACCCGATGACGTGGCAGCCATTGTCTCATTGGTGCTGGCCCTGCCAAATCAGGCCAGCGTTCCGGAAATCGTCGCCAACACCCGGTTGGAAAGCATGATCTGACCCGCTCTTGAACGGCGCGCGCCGAAGGGGTATGATATAGTCATACCAAAAGAGGCGCGCGCCATGACCGTCAAAACCACGCTCAGCTTCACCGACCGCCACCACCGCTTTTTACAAGAGCAGGTGGACAAGGGCGTTTTCGCCACCACCAGCGCGGGCGTCGCCTCCGCCGTTGAACGGCTGATCCAGGATGAGGAAACCCGCACCGTGATGCTGGACGCGCTGGCAGCGGAAATCCGCAACCGCGCCGCCACTCCGCCACAGGACTACGTGGATGAGGACGCAACCTTTGCCGCTGTCTTCGACGACCTGCCCAGGGCGTGACCTACACCGTCCGGTTCCACCCGAAAGTGGCCAATGACCTGCGCGGCATCGCCCGCGCCATGTTACCGCACGCGGGCGCTCAGACGACGCAAACCATCCTGACCACCCTGCGCGACACCGCGCGCAGCCTGTCCCGCACACCGCATCGGGGCAGCACCCGCGACGACATCCTGCCGGACCTGCGCGCCATCCCCTCGGGGCGGCGCGGTGTGATCTGTTTCACCGTCGACGACACCACCCAAACGGTGCTGATCCACCTGATCGCCTGGGGCGGAGCCGATTGGCAAAGCCGCATCACAACCCGGCGCTAAGCCCCCTGTTTCTTCTGTCCAAAAATATCCCGGGGGCTCCAGAGGAGCGGGGGTCATGCTGAAAGCATGCCTGAGGCATGACGCCCCCTCTTCCCTCTCGGCCGCTCATACAGCAAACACACTCCCAATACAAAGGGGCCTT from Antarctobacter heliothermus encodes the following:
- a CDS encoding NAD(P)/FAD-dependent oxidoreductase, with product MTDTDLLIIGGGITGQTAALMAAEAGARVTIVDAARNAGSHANAGSLHVQMQSRFLRLNPHLADNLESSLPLYLSAVTAWEALDTRLGGVELTREGGLMLAENAAQLDFLHQKAERETRKGLDVEILDRDALHALAPWLSPQIVGAELCRNEGKLNPLIANRKMRAALDVLGVRMVHDRITRIEDGTTPTAHGTRAYTAGAILIAAAWGAEALSAPLGLSLTTPPEPLHMNITEAGDYQIHHLVQHAERPITLKQFRSGQVVIGGGWDAQLAADVTRAPRIQSSSLLGNVALAAQIAPGIGGLRVLRTWAGYNTPVDGKATIGPVHPQSRVFLALPGDAGYTLGPIVGQSAAAMALGAEPPIDPAPYSPVRWRA
- a CDS encoding IclR family transcriptional regulator domain-containing protein, with product MAKPVVTQPVQATSDTRLGTVTPDAGEEQEKLSSRDFVSSLSRGLEILSSFSRTSRKMTLSEVAAETGMSRATARRFLLTLVKEGYVVTDGKLFDLTPKVLDLGFSVLSKIGIWDRARPFMERLSEQTGESCTAAILDGLDVVYVAGVQAHNIISVGITVGSRQSAFYTANGRVLLAAQPEENWDGIIANARLVPRTRHSVTNKAELRAVLSEVRDQGWALVDQELEEGLLSIAIPLKFRSGVLAGSINVAVPSIRATRETMIETYLPKLLETAEQIQLSLAH
- a CDS encoding ABC transporter substrate-binding protein, producing MTTNNRMNAGLPRRSVLTGMAAASAAALMPRRIQAQEQITLRWWSPQSSPEQLAAYKTQIANFEALHQNVKVVFEKTSDEGYAPQLAAAFASGDVPNIVTHLPSFAVSNYWSAGLLEPFNDVIDMIGADKFYDGVNRIYEIDQGQFAGTSIGNSAANVIWLRTDLMEKAGIDKNPRTWDELLSACEKMQGGGIYGAPLPYGRNSMTSLIFIGVIHQAGGMVFSPDLDVAIDSSETREALEFYKAMRQYCPPGATNYSWGDSLTAFVSGACATGIYTGRVLTNVNAQNPGIADHITCDVYPTKSEDIAPWTFNDFPSVFIPKAAENMDATKQFAAFLYDPEGYIQQLHAAPGHVLPVLSTIADMPEYQNNPIIEKYSAEVDIMSRAAANGFNLGWESTAHKPNTKAGEVVNSGVIAEMVQRIVLNDENVDAVLGETTKRIEEIMAG
- a CDS encoding carbohydrate ABC transporter permease, producing the protein MTAIATDPPRASNSPLERSYARLGVLLIAPTILVFSIVIVYPLLAAIYLSVFSIYTPTLEGDFVGADNYVKLLTGKAFWNSLGVTLVWTVGTLSLQIVAGVGLALLLHQNIWFRALARSLVLFPYFLSTVVAVLVWKWLFNDLYGALNHGLMQLGIIDMPLDWLGSMPNAMIGVILVGAWKYFPFVVIAVLARLQTIPENLYEAARIDGAGPIARFWDVTLPQLRSVLTVIILLRAIWDFKEFDLLYLLTGGGPVTSTQTLSLLVYQEAFGLNRMGQAAAYSVGMMLVMLVFMILYIRQTKEKRA
- a CDS encoding carbohydrate ABC transporter permease, which translates into the protein MKLLRPILLNLITWSIVLLISFPLLWMIVTSLKPQTELFRIPPTWIPETVTFEHYWRLLSETPFLLYFRNSVVLATSTTIFVVALGTLGAYSLVRFTYRGRETLAMLVLFTYLLPSVVLIIPLYLMMVSFGISNTLVSLILAHTTFALPYALWLLRSFMEGIPEDLENAALVDGASRIGAFRDVIFPQLLPGIISTALFTFILSWNEYLYALVLVNSESVAPLTTGVMSMLISAFNIEWSLLMAASVMMSLPLIVVFAFLQSYLTSGFGAGGVKG
- a CDS encoding ABC transporter ATP-binding protein, with product MANVSFKNVHKRFGTYVALEKLDLDIHDGEFVALLGPSGCGKSTTLRMLAGLDFPTSGEIMIGDRLVNDLAPGKRDIAMVFQSYALYPHMTVAENIAYPLKKRGIKGKAREEAVQKAAELLQLDAFLHRKPKELSGGQQQRVALGRALVREPQVFLLDEPLSNLDAKLRSYMRAELIELHRRLGKTMVYVTHDQLEAMTMANRIAVMHGGLVQQFDTPDTIYNRPANRFVAGFIGTPPMNQIDGAVDGGDFVIAGHRVPIDRTTFVASLKDGAAVLGVRPEFVSIGTGDGLPATVRLAENTGHETIVTLELPDHSRISARVEAGRRLDVGQPVALRFQSDAIHLFEATENGARLNLDTTPASVIPMRSK
- a CDS encoding aminotransferase, with the protein product MTDTRDLDRRFVFHPFSMAQGHEQSGALMMAQSAEGCWITDDSGKRHLDSMAGLWCVNVGYGRERIADALADQARKLSYFHGFSSMATEPAAILAERVIAKAPDGFSKVFFGASGSDANDTQAKIVWYYNNARGLPNKKKIIARDRGYHGVTVLSGGLTGLPGLHAGFDLPLPMIRHVSAPHNIWTRNAEEDDAAFSARLAQELEDLILAEGPDTVAAFIAEPVMGAGGVIVPPEGYFAAMQAVLDRYDVLLIADEVICGFGRLGTWFGSERMGMKPDLMSVAKGITSGYAPLSGVLVGDKVWQVISGEGSAKYGAFGHGYTYTAHPVMAAAALANLDIVEEENLVERAGQMGDYLNDALAKAFADLPIVAETRGKGLMAAVEFARPTRDGWQKFDPGLQVAPRIVRAALQDGVISRALPNGDAVSFSPPFTVTAEEIDLVVSTVRKAAGAVCDALRADDALAPL
- a CDS encoding dihydrodipicolinate synthase family protein → MDRNSITWTGAMPAITTPFTKGNEVDHDAMAANIKRLRQAGASGVVAAGCTGEFWALLPEERREVYHTARKAVGKDGTTIVGAAGITPRDVIAAMQDAAEAGADAALVMPPFFAHLSRAEIIAHFKAVSDAAPLPIMLYNIPGNAGNALVPEIVDELADLENVVAIKESSGDWLNFHRTLAVAGDRIGIYCGPSSTIGVPAMLAKCDGLVDCFPNVWTALLDVWPMLQRGEIDKAWALQSRAQELTKLFVTEGRTLYPATKAAMDYLGLPGGGLPRAPLQPLTGEALSGLHRGLDRLLAKTDTAA
- a CDS encoding SDR family oxidoreductase, which translates into the protein MDLGLKGRRAIVSAASKGLGRACAFSLAGEGVDLVLNARSADALEATAEEIRSAHGVNVTTVAADFNSDEGRAEILAKAGETDILVTNPGVRQIPGEYEDWTRADWDEWFNVHFFSSLEMITSVLPGMRARKFGRVVNISVSFIKFPQPHFAHSHSARLALSGAIASLVKETVRDNVTINTVCPGFFDTDALHTNLHNHARRGNTTYEAIVENRIQSVPAGRFADPKECGDLVTYLCSAQAGFIVGQNIINDGGVYQGLF
- a CDS encoding SDR family NAD(P)-dependent oxidoreductase, with the protein product MSRLVMISGGARGLGAAIARRCLADGHRLSIGVRDPSKVAQAFPDVAADQLTAHRFDADAPETAQAWVDATVAQMGAPDALINNAGILKMVDFTRGEESDLDDLWTVNVKGPFRLIRAALPHLKASGRGRVVNIASTDAKRYRDTSTSLGYVMTKQALLAMTHAVRFAGWEDGLRGTAICPGAIDTDMIDGIPGVTPKAERLQPDDVAAIVSLVLALPNQASVPEIVANTRLESMI
- a CDS encoding type II toxin-antitoxin system RelE/ParE family toxin — protein: MTYTVRFHPKVANDLRGIARAMLPHAGAQTTQTILTTLRDTARSLSRTPHRGSTRDDILPDLRAIPSGRRGVICFTVDDTTQTVLIHLIAWGGADWQSRITTRR